The Metallosphaera hakonensis JCM 8857 = DSM 7519 genome includes the window ATGTATTCGGGGTTAATTTGCTTAGTGTGATTTTCAAATGGTAATCGTTGTACATTGCTAAATTTTTGACATAGATATAATGTGTAATTCAGATTTACATGAAAGGTATGCCCAATAGTATATCAAGATCTATACCAACTCCAAGGACTACAGATGAGTAAATATTGTAGTAGAAAGCCTTACCAAATTGATTTCTAGAAGCTAGATAAAACGCATATGCCATAATAGCTCCATGTAGTATTGTGGAAACATAGGAAATGGGCCCTAAGTTATATACAAAATCAGCACTCAAATCAAGTATTACTGAGAAAAGTTGATTTAGTCCGGCAAATGTTAGGGCTCTGTTTCCTAGAACAACTGCGAAACTGTGCAACCCCATCTTTCTATCAAAATCAGCGTCTGGAATGTGGTTATACAGATCGAATCCTACCGCCCAAAGTATTGTGGCAATTACAAATAACCAGGGAACAGATCCTAGAACTTGCGTAAGAGATGATGCACTTACTCCCAGGCTAGCCACAGCTCCGCTGAACACCGCTAATCCCTGAACCGTTGCTATCTGATAGTTTGCAAACGCTGTGAAACGCTTCATATAAGGGTATGTCATAGTCACTAGTGCCACTATTGGTGAAAGGATGAATGCCCATATGTTAACCAGATAAGCTGAGATAAAGAATCCTGCCAATCCTATGGCGATAAGGATTTTAGCTTCCTTGGTGGTAATCGCTCCAGTTACAAGAGGCCTAGTCTTTGTCCTAGGATTTCGAGAGTCAATTTCCTTATCGGCTAAGTTATCGTTGGTCATCCCTGCGATTCTGAGGAAAAATAACGCCGAGAATATAAGGAGAAGAACACTTGGTGACGGAATACCTCTTATGGCTACTAGGGCCCCAAGATAGGCCATAGGTAAACTAAAGAAAGTTTGTTCCATTCTAAGGAACTTTAGGTAAACGTAGAGCTTACTCTGGCTTGCTGTTGCTCCTCCAGGATCCCAAGACACGACTAATCATTGGCAATTAGTGGCTTTAATTTCTTATTAACCTGTAGATAATAGTCTAGACCATCTACTAGGGCCATTATGGACGCCTCTATCACGCTAGTCGAAACACCCTCAGTCCGCCAGTTCTTCTCTCCATCATTGAACTCTATGGTAACCCTAACCACGCTCTCAGTGTTCTTTATGACTCCGGGCAATATCACTCTATAGTCGGTGAGTTTTACTCTCTCAAGTTCAGGAAAGTCCTTGATAAGACATCTCCTAAGGGCAATATCAACTGCATGCACTGGGCCAGAGCCCTCCGCTGCCTCGACCCTCGAATTTACCTTTACCACAGCCAATGCTAACCCGTTCTCATTAATCACTTTCCAGTATTTTAGGTCGATAAATTTCTCATAAATTCCCAGTTCCCTTAGCACTATGAGGAGCGCAGATTCTGGGGCTAGATCGAAGCTATATCCACGCGACTCCAGTTCCTTGATTAACTTTAATGCATGTTTCAATTTCTCCTCTTTCTTTTCTACTTTAAGGCCTATCCTCTCCAAGTAGTTCACTAGGTTAGATGTTCCAGCAAGCTCAGAGATCACGACTTTCCTGGCATTTCCGATCAATGAAGGATCGATGTGTTCATAGGCTCTTGTATTTTTCATAACAGCGTCGGCATGAACGCCAGCCTTATGGGTAAACGCATTATCCCCGACGTACGGCTGGAAGGGATTAGGATGTAATCCTGAAAGTTCGTAAACACTAGCTGAGACGTTTCTAAGTTTCCTTAATCCATCACTTTCTTTTAACACATTATATCCCATTTTTAGGGCCAGACTCGGTATGATCTGAACAAGGTCCGCATTTCCAGTCCTTTCACCTATACCATTAATTGTCCCTTGAACATGTCTTGCGCCACCCACTACTCCCATTAATGAGTTTGCAACCGCAGTACCCGAATCGTTATGCATATGAACGCCTAGCTTCACTTTACTTCTCTCGTGCACGTATTTGGTGATCTCTAATATCTCGTGGGGCAAAGTACCACCATTAGTGTCGGCCAATGTTACCACCCTGGCTCCAGCGTCACCAGCAACCTTTACCACTTGTAATGCGTATTCTGGATCTTCCTTGAATCCTTGATAGAAGTGCTCCGCATCGAATATTACTTCTAATCCATGGTCCCTTAGGAATTGAATACTATCGGCAATTATTGCGAGGTTATCCTCCAATGTAGTTCTCAATATCTCTTTGACGTGAAGGGTCCAAGTTTTGCCAAAAAGAACTGCAACTTCTACATCAGCCTCCAAGATAGAGGATAGACTTGAGTCCTTATCTGGTTTGACGTCTTTTCTTCTTGTGCTACCAAATGCAGCGATCTTAGAGTTCTTGAGATGATAGTTCTTTATTTCACGGAAGAATTCGTAGTCTTTTGGATTTGAGCCAGGCCACCCTCCTTCTATGTAATCTACTCCTAGCCCGTCTAGAAGTAACGCTACCTTGACTTTATCCCTTAGGGTAAATGAGACAGATGCAGCTTGAGCTCCGTCCCTAAGGGTTGTATCTAGAATCTCTATGGATTTCTTGGCCACCGGCCATACTTCATACTGCTTAAACAAATTATATAAACTTGACTGCCCATCTTCGTCTTCATGAATTTGAACCTCATGGTTATTGGAATAATACTCTTAGTCCTAGGTCTATCCCTTTATCTGTCAATTCCTCTCTATTACCCTGGGTATTCCAGCACCAATAACATATTCAAGAGTAATCAAGGAAGTGTTATTGTGGGACCAGGGCAGACCCTTGTGGTTAAGAATATCTCTGGAAAAAGCGGTGATGCACTAATATTTTTGACGCTCAACGGGAACGCCAACGTCTCACTCCTTACCCAATCTGGTCAGACTATAATTTCTCAACAGAAGGAGATTTCTGTGGCGCTGAATAAGTCAAATTACTCTGTGGCCATAGTAAACCTAGATAACAAGACAACTAATATTACTTTTACGTATGGCATCTTTAACGCAATATCCATCAGTAACTTCTACTATTCTTTGGGCATACTTCAAACATTTCTTGAGATCGTAACACTTGCAGGGGGCGCAATGATTCTGTGGCAGGTTATTTCTTGGATTGTATCCAGGAGGAAATAGTTTTGTTTAGCCAGGTTAGTGACTCTGTAATGAAACTGGGACCTTGATGGGCTAAGAAGTCACCCTTAGTTACGTATATCGTTGCACTTAACAATTCAGTAAGCCCTCTTCTTTCTAGCGATCTTATGAAACGTTGAAGTTCATCTGGGCTTTCCCTCTTGGGTTCATAAATAACTATATCAGGTTCTGCTTCTTTTACGCTCTTAGGATCAGGCTCAACATAGGCCTCAACTAGGTTATCGAAAATGTTTCTCCCTCCAGCTAGCCACACCCCATCGCTTATATGCGTTGGAAATCCCGGAGAGATAGGACCTCCCAAATCCAGTTCGATGTAAACTGATGGTCTAAGTTGAGGGGTCGGGATTTTATTTATGATTTTCAAAAGCTCAGAATGAAGCTGTCTTGAAGCTAATTGATATCCAACGGCGTTTCCCACAATCAATATGTTGTTTAGTATTTCCCCAATAGATGTGGCTACCCTTAACGAATACACCGGATATCCTTTATCAATCAGCTCTGAAGTCAAACGTTTTTGCGCTCCTTGAGTAGTGAAAATGATTTCGGGCTTGAGTTTCTCTAATAATTCATACTTTACGTGAGTGTAACTGCCTAGCTTTAATAGGTTCTTAGCCTCGGGAGGTCTGTAACTGAACGCATCAGTTCCAACCACAAGTCCACCTGCACCAATTAGAAATAGGGTTTCAGTGGCAGCAGGATCTAGACTCACAATTCTCTTGGGCGGGAACTCAATCTCGACAAAATCATCTAGGACATCATTAAATATTTTCTTTTTCATTTTATCCATCTCTTTAGAATCAAAATCGAGTCCATTGAGACTTGCGTAATGTCTAGGTCTTTAACTATGCCTGAAAATATGAATTCGTTATTCTTCATTGCATTGCGGACAATATAGTAATTCCAGGCGGTTGCCTTTTCCTTAATAAGTTTTTCAATAGCGAGTGCGTCGTTTTTCCTATTTATTGGGTTTATGTTATATATCCCCACGGTAAACCTAGCTTCTAGTGATTTCTCTAGTTTGAGTAGTACTTCCTTCAGGTCGTTGGAGAAAGTACTAGCATTTATAATAGAGTAGTCATCTAATGGAATTTTCAATGAACTTGCGGCGAGGCTAATCGCGGTGATTCCGGGCACGATTTCATCTGCGTATCGATATAGTCTAGATCCCATCCCGAAAACCATAGGATCTCCAGAACTAATTATCACTGTTCTCATGTCTCTATTAAAAAGGGCTTGTTTGACTCGGAGTTCAACTTCGTCTACTTGGCTTTCTATTATTTGTGTATTATCCCCAATATATTCCCTTATCATATCAATATACCTAGAATATCCGATTAGTATCTGTGCATTGCTGATCTCCTCAATTGCCCTCAAGGTAATAGTTTTTCCTCCTGCACCAATTCCCACGACCTTTATCATTTAACTCCCAGACATGTTACTACTCCATAGGCCCTTTTTGTTCTTTTCAGAACAATTCTTGTTCCTAAAGCCTCTAGAGAGGGTTCGCAAACTCCTTCCACTCCAAACCTTTCCTTGGCCACTCTGGATGGTGTAGACTGTGTCCTGCCCTTAAGCTGATCTATTGGTACGTATATCACAGAGGCGCCTAGAAGATTCCCAATTTTTTTAAGCTTTTCATCATCTTTTTTGATTTCTGGCGTGACAATGAACTCTAACCTCTTTTCGTAAACATGAATAGATTTTAATGTATTTATTGCAGAAAAGTATAAAACTTCAAATGGAACGTTCCTTGCGTAGCCTATTCCCAAAGCCAGATGAAGTGGTCTAAGTAGCGGTTTCCCATTGACTTCCTCTCCCACACAAGCGTCCGCCTCGTCAGAATTTTCGACTAATT containing:
- a CDS encoding 4-hydroxybenzoate octaprenyltransferase, which produces MSWDPGGATASQSKLYVYLKFLRMEQTFFSLPMAYLGALVAIRGIPSPSVLLLIFSALFFLRIAGMTNDNLADKEIDSRNPRTKTRPLVTGAITTKEAKILIAIGLAGFFISAYLVNIWAFILSPIVALVTMTYPYMKRFTAFANYQIATVQGLAVFSGAVASLGVSASSLTQVLGSVPWLFVIATILWAVGFDLYNHIPDADFDRKMGLHSFAVVLGNRALTFAGLNQLFSVILDLSADFVYNLGPISYVSTILHGAIMAYAFYLASRNQFGKAFYYNIYSSVVLGVGIDLDILLGIPFM
- a CDS encoding cobalamin biosynthesis protein: MAKSLEDIGYYIVQHHPEVYIYFYPIGITVRKIAGLIKDKVTDPVVISVTDDGSYVIPLIKEHRGGSIIGEIIADLMGSQLILTSRTSQLGIYSVEEFAWINGLSIDSKQSDILNMKLVRNGKLKIYLQDRLDLKVIEGFELVENSDEADACVGEEVNGKPLLRPLHLALGIGYARNVPFEVLYFSAINTLKSIHVYEKRLEFIVTPEIKKDDEKLKKIGNLLGASVIYVPIDQLKGRTQSTPSRVAKERFGVEGVCEPSLEALGTRIVLKRTKRAYGVVTCLGVK
- a CDS encoding ABC transporter substrate-binding protein; the protein is MKKKIFNDVLDDFVEIEFPPKRIVSLDPAATETLFLIGAGGLVVGTDAFSYRPPEAKNLLKLGSYTHVKYELLEKLKPEIIFTTQGAQKRLTSELIDKGYPVYSLRVATSIGEILNNILIVGNAVGYQLASRQLHSELLKIINKIPTPQLRPSVYIELDLGGPISPGFPTHISDGVWLAGGRNIFDNLVEAYVEPDPKSVKEAEPDIVIYEPKRESPDELQRFIRSLERRGLTELLSATIYVTKGDFLAHQGPSFITESLTWLNKTISSWIQSKK
- the cimA gene encoding citramalate synthase, whose protein sequence is MAKKSIEILDTTLRDGAQAASVSFTLRDKVKVALLLDGLGVDYIEGGWPGSNPKDYEFFREIKNYHLKNSKIAAFGSTRRKDVKPDKDSSLSSILEADVEVAVLFGKTWTLHVKEILRTTLEDNLAIIADSIQFLRDHGLEVIFDAEHFYQGFKEDPEYALQVVKVAGDAGARVVTLADTNGGTLPHEILEITKYVHERSKVKLGVHMHNDSGTAVANSLMGVVGGARHVQGTINGIGERTGNADLVQIIPSLALKMGYNVLKESDGLRKLRNVSASVYELSGLHPNPFQPYVGDNAFTHKAGVHADAVMKNTRAYEHIDPSLIGNARKVVISELAGTSNLVNYLERIGLKVEKKEEKLKHALKLIKELESRGYSFDLAPESALLIVLRELGIYEKFIDLKYWKVINENGLALAVVKVNSRVEAAEGSGPVHAVDIALRRCLIKDFPELERVKLTDYRVILPGVIKNTESVVRVTIEFNDGEKNWRTEGVSTSVIEASIMALVDGLDYYLQVNKKLKPLIAND
- a CDS encoding SAM-dependent methyltransferase; protein product: MIKVVGIGAGGKTITLRAIEEISNAQILIGYSRYIDMIREYIGDNTQIIESQVDEVELRVKQALFNRDMRTVIISSGDPMVFGMGSRLYRYADEIVPGITAISLAASSLKIPLDDYSIINASTFSNDLKEVLLKLEKSLEARFTVGIYNINPINRKNDALAIEKLIKEKATAWNYYIVRNAMKNNEFIFSGIVKDLDITQVSMDSILILKRWIK